attacaaaattatttcagccaatgaaaatgcgtgtttcatacaaaattaaattatatatacaataattgaCGAATTATAGATaggaacaaaaaaaaagtaaacaaatgtTACGAGGAGAAAGTGATCACACTTCGAACAACAGCGGAATTATTACTGGAATTCCGGTTACTTTATCATTTTGCTATTGTGTTCATTCATGCTTATACCATGGAGCTTAACTAAAGAATTTTAATATTGAGTTGGtgtttattgaaaatatcagAGCTTTAAGCAATTCATATTGCCTGGTTAAGCCAAATGGTGATCGGCCTTTTACACGAAATATGTCATATCAGATACTTTTTTTCGAGACGGTATCAAAAGGCTTGTTTAAAGATAATTTCCCTAGCATgtcaaatcaaaataatgtatacattatatcaaatgtataatGAAATTAATCATTGAATAGAGCGTATGTATATATTCCTGAAATCTTGTTTCATTGTTACTGACAAAGACATACATTAAAGAAGTCAAATGGTGTAAACACAGGAAAACAAGAATATTAAAACTAGACACAAAAAGCTTCAAAGATATTAAGAGACTTCAGAAAAGCATGTGTTGCAGTACACTGGCTTTGTTCTCGATCAGAAATATCAATGGTCGACATATGCGAAGGTAATAATTTGTCAGCGGGTTTTTTTTATCCGATATCATAATGGAAACAAATGTGGAAAGTCATTAACGACGTATCCTGTCCCAGTTTTTACAGACAAGACATACAGCTTAGTACAGTGTTAAGGTGATATACAGTCGGACATGCTATATACATGAATCATATTTCACCGGGCCGGAGACATTTGATGTATACACTAATGAGAAAGTGATTATCTATGTACAGAAATGGATCATGACTGACGGCCAACACGTCATGGTTGTATGTGTCAGTTCAGCGGAGCTCCGTATGTTTTACGGTAAACATCACTAGTATTTCCGGAAATAGTGACATCCCCACTGACAATTATTATGTTAAACATCCCCAAACAACAAACTTACATCGATAATGGATGGTGAAACAGGTACTCTGTAGGTTTTAATGACCCAAATCAAGGacgtttttaattttaatttttgataagTTTATAATATTCTATTTTCAGCGCGAAACTTAAAGTTTAGCGCATGATTAATGATATTAAATTTAAGTTGAATTTGAAACTGATCAAATCAGTTTTCTGTAAATACTAAATAGAAGAAGAAATACAATGAGAGTGAAAAGACACGAAATCACTCCAAAATCGGCGGCATTCAGAGATAGGCAGAAGCACCCTCTATTTGATAAGAGGATTTAATTTATGTGTTTTCACCAACTATTTAAGATGAAGTGTTTATGCTTCCTAAATACCTGCGTGGATTTTCGTGTAGAACTACAGTGATCTACTTCAGATCATATCTTTACTTTTCATTTCAATCTAATCTCCCTGATGTTACTTCAATTTTAAAGTTTCTATAAACATGAACTGAAGACACTTTAATAGGAATAATATACAAAATCCTGTTTCCAGCATAATTATGTACCAATTATCATGAAATCACATACCTGGCCAATGCCCCCCAACAGCCTCGTGGCGTGGCATtaggtatatattgataaattttatattgtatatttaaatactgtgtataaataaaaatcattttaaatcaatattagaATTGGTTTAAATTGTCACTGacagaaatagaaataaaccGAATCTGttgattattttaaaaaaaagctGAAAATAAACCTTTTCCTGAGTgcgaaaaaaaaagaaaaagaaaaaaaaaagggggggggggggggggcggagAAATAATAAGTGTGAGTTACTTATGTTATTTCAATAATCAGACTTACCCGGTGATAAAGTGCCCTGTCACACCAAACGACGCCTGTTGCTGAAATGGGTTGTTTTTCGGTCTTTGATGCCATGTGATAACGCTATGATAAAAAACaagtatttttaaaaatcataattctgaaatttacaaaacatacattacaagtctatatagacactttATTCTCTACATAGTGTATACGATTTCACGACTAAATTAACCtgaagtattatatatatataaatatatatcggTATTGATATCTTATCTTTGAAATGTTATTCGGCATTCTCTTTCAATAATGGTCAGTAATACATTGGTGCAAAGCATTAAATGCTAAAATAATGCATATTGTTTAGTGTGACGCAAGCGTGCAAATAAAGCAATGGATGAAAGCAATTGTCATTGGcgcattttttaaaaattcaaaattaatttaaaaaaaattgtcaataattattttttatcaattatgaaaatgtgttttgttACACACCTCAACCACTCTATAGTTACACATGACGTTTAACTACAGTTTGTTGTCAGACAATGGCCGAGGACTCGAACACAAACAAGGGTAGGTGATATACCATATGATCGTTTTGGAATCAATGAGAAATAAATAATTGTACAACTGATGAACTTTCGCGAGACCCGAAGTGAACTAATATATGACTCAGAATAGAATAAGTTTCCCTGTACTATAAATGGCACCAGCCACCAACAGCTTCGATAAATATTAAACTattttctataatatacatgtacttgaataGTATAGGCACACTAACACTACTCTAGGATATAAAAATGTACGTGCTAGCTAACATTTGACACACTACACGTGTCAACTCAATTTTAAAACTACGCTAGGGTATATAAGTATTGACTAACATTTGACTCACTACACTAGAGTATACTTTGTACGTGTTGACTCACATTTGACTCATAAACTACGACACACGTGTCAACTCACATTTGACTCACTAATTTGTACGTGTCAGCTCACATTTGACTCACTAAACTACGACACACGTGTCAACTCACATTTGACTCACTAATTTGTACGTGTCAGCTCACATTTGACTCACTAAACTACGACACACATGTCAACTCACATTTGACTCACTACACTAAAGTGTACGTTGTAAATGTTGACTCACATTTGACTCACTAAACTACGGTACACGTGTCAACTCACATTTGACTCACTAAACTAGAGTATACTTTGTTCGTGTTGACTCACATTTGACACGAGTTGTGACCAGTAGAGAGGATAACGGCGTTTTCCTGATACGTGACGTCATACACAGGGCACATGTTGCTCTTTCTCCCTATGGTGGTGATATTCACCGCTGGTGAGGGGAGAGAGTGGGTAGTTAGAGGGACACATGCGTGTTACAGGTTTGTTATTATTAATAGGTGAAGTAATGGCTCTATAGCAAGGATTGTGGCCTGCGCGTGCTTTACGTGCgcatatcttttttttttttttttttttattgtcgaAAGTAGGCTTGCAACAAGAATGTTCATATAGATTGCACCAAATGCAGCTCCAGAATAGAATAACTGAACAGAAGACCATAAATTTCAtacacaatgtaaacataatactatatatatagtagttggcaaaaataaataaaagcaaaaaGCGTGTGAAATTAAGCTGCTAAAATGCGTGAAAATTTTCCATTGAATAACAACGAATATGACAAATACATTATTATCTGAAATGTATAACATCAATCAATGATGCAATATTTACTGGAATACCTTATATACTTAGTAATGTATTACGATTACAAAAATAGATGGATTAAACTTCCATCATTTTTATTGCTTATATTTCAAATCTTTCCCTGTTTTAAAAATCGATTCCAGCAGTTTCGCCAAATTTTACGCCAGTTTATTGCGCAAATACGCAAAATATACACGACAGTATTTCAAAGCGCTTTGAAACATTTGTTTTGGCTAAAACAAATtagaaatgaataaaaatgtgCAATATAAAGTCACAGATTCGGTCACATGATACTTACAGTTCCAATGTCCTTCCTTCTCCAACACGAGCTCTCTCGCTTCATTTCTGGCTGCTGCTTTCCACACCCCACCGCCGTCTACCCCGCCCCTCCACGGCGTACCGAAACCTCCCTGGGTCGGTCTTTGTATTCGGCGTTGCGCCTGATGTTGTATTCGTGCGCCTCTCGCGGTCTGTTGCCCTATGGTGCCCGACACGGTCTGTTGAGCAACCCTTGTTTGACTTCTTGCCGTGCTTGAAGACTTTGATTGTGTGCTTGGTTTTGTGTTGCTTTCTTTCTGTGAAGGGTTCGTGTTAGATTCTGACTTTGCTGACGattctgtatgtacaactgGGTTTATTGTACTAGCACTAGAGCTATCTATACTAGACTGTACATTTTTGGTGTCTGTTTTCACTCTTTTGTTTCCTGTGTTAATTGttgctttgtttacatttgtccTACCTACATTTTGATCTATAGTATTACCATTGTTTGAATATTTCCCGTTTGACACATCTCCTTTCTGTGTTTGCTCGCTATTCTTCACACTGTTATTAGATCCTGGAACAACGTTTCCTGGTCCGCCTACCTCCGCCTCCTCCAATGGCCTTGCCTCAGCGTTGACGCTTTTCACTTTGAGGCTGATTTCACCGAAATGGATATCATTGTCTGTGCCTGACGTACGGAATCCTTGGTAAGGTGCCCTATTTTTAGTATTCTCTAACTTTGAACTGTGTAACACGGAATTTCCATTGGCTGGTCTATACCGTTTGGAATCCTTACTATTGATTACACCGTGTAAATTAGCATTGCTGTTGAGAAGTACCTCGGCATTAACACCATCTACAATGCTACCATGACCTGGTGCCATGTCGATAGTGTTAGGGTGTTGGCCAAGGACGCCTGTTGACGACATTTTAGCTATGACGTCATTTCTCGGAACACCATTTTCCTGTTGACCTTGGACCGGTTGCTGATTTGCCCTTTCAATATCACGGAGAAGATTGATAACCCGGGGGTTATCTGAAGACAACGTCTGATCAATGTTTGTAATGAGACCTTTATTCCCTGGGAACCGGAGGCATCTAGCCCATTCTCTGTCGTCATTTCAATGAAATGTTTGATCACTGACGACGGACGTTGCTGATCAATaagattttttatatttttcatatgcATGTTACTACCTTCCCCAGCTGCTTCAATAGTGTTGTTGTTACTCCACGGGTGGCTGTTTTGCTTTGTCGGTCGGATTATTGCGGGACCAGTATGGGCTGTTTGTGAATTAGGCCTAATGACTGAAAACGTACTCGTTTCGATGCGGCCTCGTTTTGGCTTCTCCTGGTTAACACGAGTAGTGTCTGGATTATTTACCCACTTGTTCTGTACGCTCCCCTTAGACTTGTGTCCTCGTGGTACTTTTGTTGGTTTGGGCTTGTAGACGAAATCCCCTCGGTGAAGGTCGTTCCCCCAGTCATTGGTTTTGAGACTTTGCACACTGGCATCTGACACGTCGAGCTTCATCGCAACAGTCACGTGACTAGTGTCGGGCATCATTGGTTTTTTGCTGACTTTGGTACCGTCTACCACTGGCTTTTCTGTCACGTGATCTACAACAGCTTGAGGCTGTGTATCGGTGTGCCAATCTGCGGGCGGATTTCCGGAGTTGTCGCCGGACCGAGATGAAAGCGCACTATTGATATCTTTGAAAACAGGTTGTCTATCTTTGAATGGGATAGGGTGTGTTTGTTTCTTTATCGGGAGGCTGTTCGAATTAACCGTGTTTTTACCTGCTGGCCCTGATGTCGAGTCGGGCCTCATCAACGGGCGACCTTGGCCTACAACAGATGACAATACTTTGGAATTACCTGCGGGGAACTGGGTTGGAACTTTCGAACCTACATTGTTTACTTTTGGTGACCCTGAATTAGCCCTCCAGTCTTGTTGTTGAGGACGGGCGACATTGTTAAAGTTTGATGGCCCAGGGACAACTCTCCGGTTCGGTTGAGCAGGCCGGACTACCTTGTGAATAGTTGCTGGTCCAGTCTGTTGTCCGGAGCGATGTACATTGTTTTCCGGTTTCTTAACTACACGGTTATGTTGTCTTGGCTGCTGAAATTGATTCCATTGGGGCCGCGGTACATTCCTCTGTCCACCATTCAAAGCGTTCCAATTTGTATTCGTTTCTCGCGATGGCTGCCTAGGCGCCTGTTTATCCATTGCTGGTGGATCGACCCAACCCTCAGGTGAAGGTTCGCGTACATTATTTGGAGAAATATTTGTACGCGCTGTCTGTTCTGGCTTTGGTCCTCTTGGTGGCGACTGTCTTACCGGTTGTTGCCTCCATCTTGGCTGTGTCGATGATCTGATTGGCGTTGGACTTGGGACGGAAGGCTGTGCTGGTGGGGATCTGTGCCTACTAGGACGTTCTGGTCTCGCCATTGGATTAAAGCGATTCGGTCTCACAAGAGCAGGGTTACGTCCACCCGGGCTGCGTACAGTAGGGTCACGTCCAGCGGAGTCACGTGCATCAGGGTAGCGTATAGCGGGGTCACGTCCAGCGGAGTCACGTGCATCAGGGTAGCGTATAGCGGGGTCACGCCCAGTGGGGTCATGCACATCAGGGTAGCGTATAGCGGGGTCACGCCCAGCGGTGTTACGTGCATCAGGGTAGCGTATAGCAGGGTCACGTCGAGCGGGGTCACGTGCATCAGGGTAGCGTATAGCAGGATCACGCCCAGCGGGGTCACGTCCAGCGGTGTCACGTGCATCAGGGTAGCGTAAAGCAGGGTCGCGTAAAGCAGGTTGGcgaacaacagggtctgacgGCCTAGCATGAACAGGTGATCTGTCTCGCTGGAATTCTGGTCGAACCAATGGTGTCTTGTTCGGCTGCTGACCATTACCAATCGATGGTTTTGGTTGGCGTGTTAGCATATGAGGTGAAGTATCTAACCAGGGACTCGTTTTCATATTTCCTGAGGGTATGGAATTTGGTTTGCTATCTGAAGGCATTCCAGTATCTATGCTTCCGTGCTGGGAAGGCCTAGCTCTTGTCCCAGGGAACGTCTGTCCGTTCTGTACCGGATCAGAAGCACTGCCAGGTTTTGTGTGACCTTGGTTTGTTGTCGGCTGTTTCTCGTTCGGATTTAAATCAACCCATGATTGCTTGGTTTGGGCTCCCTTTCAGGGCCACTACCTTCAACAGAACCAGCATACATGGCCCACCCGTTCTTATCTGTTGAATTAACTACATTCTGTTGTTGTGGTCTCTCCCCGATATCGACCCACCTTCCCCTGAAGTTACCATCTGGTGTTTTACCTCCCTGCCCGGTCTGACCGGGTTTATTTGGATTGGTGGCCATACCACTCTCCCATGTATCTACAGATTGCTTGCTATTCTTCGGATCAGTCGTAGTTGTCTTTCTGCCTTCGAATTCGTATTCCTCTGTAGTACTTCCACGGACGGTAACTCTTCCACTGGTAGCTGAACCACCCGGAGCTTGTGTTGTGACGTCCTCTGCCTCATATTCCTGTCTAGCAGTTGTCGTCTTTTTATCAGAGACGCTAGCCGGGGTCGTCCTATCCTCTGGTTCTATCCATTCAAACTCAGTACCAGTTGTCGTCTTTTTATCAGAGACGCTAGCCGGGGTCGTCCTATCCTCTGGTTCAATCCATTCAAACTCACTACCTGTTGTCGCTGATGCTTGAGCACCACTTTGTCGCATATTTCCCTCGACTTCATTTTCACCTAATTGACCATTACCTCTACcatgtccttgaccttgaccttgaccttgaccaccGTTACTTGCTGGTGTCACGTCCTCAGGCTCAAATTCCTCACCCATATTGCGTCTTTGCTGTTGACGTTGATAATCCGCCCAAGAATGATACCGTTGCTGACCTGACGGTCCTTGACCTCTGGTGTTACCCCGTTGACCTTGATCCACTCCCTGACCTATTTGACCTTGCTGACCTCGTTGATTATGCGGACTACGTTTTTCGTAATTCATATCTTGATTATTTTGCTTTGTGAATCCTCCTTCTCTATTTGATCCAGTTTCGGTCCAAGGCGATTTCCAAGATCCGGACTGCCTTTGTGAGTTTCCACTATTCTGTCCATTATTATCGGTTTCAGTTTCACTTCCGGTTCCGGCTTCACGGTTGTATACATACTCCTCCCCTTCAGTGTTGTATTCCCCTGCTGTCGGCTGTCTTTCCAATCGATTATCAtaattgtcattttgtttatttcctaggtaagtattgtatatagtTTCACCGATACCTACAGATATCTCCTCACTGCTGCTGTCGTCCGACTCGTCACTGCTATCAGCAGATTGGACGAAACGTCCATATCGGCTTCGTAATGACGTTCCGCCTGGATTTGAGGTTTGTCTAGGGGTCACGTTGTTGGCTAGTTCGTTGCTGTTTTTGTTGAGGTCATACTTATCAAGGTCACCAATGTTTGACCAGAGCAAGTCCCAGTTGTCGCCTTTACCGAGTCCAAACCCCCATTGGCTGTTTACAGCAGGGACACCTACAAAGACAACAAAcgtataaatagataaattatcTCGACAAgtaataacacaatatattCTATTGGCAATTATATTACTTCACTCAAGATAGCATTTCcttataaaaacatatttttcatgattttttttttatctagtgATGCTATGCTATACTTCGTGATTATATGCACGGGTACTGCTTCGGATCGGCACACAACTTCCCAAACATCGTCCAGGTAGAAACATATTCATAATTACTATCTACTTCAGAAACACAAGTTTCCATGAGTGGAAAATTAAACAGATACTATTTTTGCACTTTTTAAGCAAATTTATTTCTAATACGGTTCCAAAGATTTGttaaatacatgatatcatttaataaagtcatacaaaataaaaagttacaATTAATATGTCATTGTGAAAAAATTGTAAACACCTCGAGCAAAATTCCTTAGAATTGTATTTATCATAAATAATTACATCAGCCCTGAAGTATACTGTGATATTTGATGGTACATATATAgctttgtgttttattttatccTCATTAAAATGATTGACAGAAAACAGACACTATGTCAACCAATGATCGGTACCGTATGTAATATGTACGAGGAAATGACAAAgtctatatttatatcaattataacggacttatgacgtcatacctaaAATTCATTCAAACAAAGATTGATTTTAGATGTGTGACCTTGCGATATCAAACTAATCCATTTTGAAGGACATCCTAGAAGTACATTCGAACAGAATTAGATTTACAATGTGTGAAATCATATTAATCCTTTTTTGGAAAATGCGTGGAAACAAATGTTAGCGTTATCATATTAAGGAATTAATCTAAAGTCATTATGAGGTTAagttgaaatttatattaagGCTATAtgtatcaattttatttattaaatattattatcTCCGAACTTAGTCGAGATGCCGGAAAATATTTTATCCGACATAATGAATATCAAAACGTCATTGCAAGAAAGGTTTTCTCCGGCAGGTCTGAGTAGGTATTGCTGCATGTTTTGACGATATTAGAATTAAAAAGAACGGATTGAATGCATTTGTAAGAGCTTGATTTTAGATCCTGACGAAGCCTGACTAAGGCAACAATGGACAGAATAAGCTTAACCTACACAGTGTAAATTGCTCCTCGACAAATATTCATATCATTCGCAAATCAAAGGTTTGTTcctaaaagaaaagaaaatgaacGAATGCCTGGTTTGTAAAGTATCAAATTAGTATGTTCATCAAATGATTGAAACACACAATGCTAATTACGAAGATGTCCCTGTGAAAAGGAATGCTCTTTTTTAACTGACATAAAAACGTTATTTATCTAAAGTGTCAAAATGCCATAAAAACTCGAACATGTGTTAATTCCAAATGACATAAACTTTGTTTGTCGTTTAAAAATGTTTCTTCTTTCTATTTTTATAACCTTATTGCTGTGTTATTGGACAAACAAtactaaaaaaatgtttaaaggtCGCCACATTCTGCTGAGTAAGAATTCAGCGGTGTGTTTGACCTTAACAAAGGTCACGGGGACAATCTAGTGGTTACGTCATAGGCTTCAATACGAAATTGACAACTTCCGATGACAGAAAGAAGTGTCACAAAAACTGGACTTAATATTTCACATATTTTAAGAGGTTTTATAGATATCCACGTAATcgattaaaaaaatgaaatattttttgttgaaatagTGATTCACAGGTCATACTCACAACTACAtttatttgactttttttttttttttttttacaactgTTTGAATAATGCTCGCCTCGCGTCATTGCCGACAATGAATTCCGATATTGATGAAtcatctttttttcttcttcttttttgttttgaaattataCATTACGCCGGCTGATAAAGCTAATTTAGCTGTTCCCATGTTTTTATTTACCTAAAATTACACAAGGTGAAtgttataataaatgatattaatgtatataattacataacaAATGCTGAAAATAACTGtcttaaaaattaatttttgaaaatctGCTTGTATGAATCAAAAGTATGTTCATAACGGAATAAGATAAATGAAATGAACAAAAGAGGTCATTCTTGATTGTTTGACGtatgtattaattaattaatctaATGAGGTCAGTGTCCAGGGGGTGGATGTTGGGGGACACCAATACCATAAATCACGTGATAGAAAGTAAAACACATATCGATCTAAAAATGTTTTGACATTTTCAGTGAAATATCAGCAATTAAGAAACACTTTGGCTCTACATGGGGGGCTATTGAGAGAATATAGGGGCCAACAAAGGGAACCTTTAGGGGCCTACAGGTGGCTTATAGATGGACTATAGGGGCCTACAAAGGGAGCCTTTAGGGGCCTACAGGCGGCCAATAGATGGACTATAGTGACCAACAAAGGGAGCCTTTAGGGGCCTACAAGGGGCCTATAGAGAGACTATAGGGGCCAACGAAGGGAGCCTTTAGGGGCCTACAGGTGGCCTATAGATGGACTATAGTGACCAACAAAGGGAGCCTTTAGGGGCCTACAAGGGGCCTACAAGGGGCCTATAGAGAGACTATAGGGGCCAACGAAGGGAGCCTTTAGGGGCCTACAGGTGGCCTATAGATGGACTAAAGGGGCCAACAAAGGGAACCTTTAGGGGCCTACAGGGGGCCAATAGATGGACTATAGGGGCCTACAATGGGAGCCTTTAGGGGCCTACTGGGGCATATATGATGGATTACAGGTGAACTTCAGAGGGGGTTAAGAAGGGGATgttgaagaagaagaaaaagaagaagaagaagaagaaaaagaagaacaAAAAGAAGAATTATCAATACATGATTTTACCaatgttatatttttagaattatATAGTGATGCTTATTACTTTCTTATTAGCTGTAACTCTCAATATTGGGCATCTCAGTCCAGATAtgtcatattttgttatttttttcagaatttccTGTCGCGGTTAACagatattgtaaattatataaggTAAAAATTAACACAAGTTTACCGTGTTACGTTTGACGCGAGAATGACTTGTCATGATGTCAACTCCCACACAAAGTAGATCATCTACTTTTTCATATTAAAACGATATGATATGTGCATCCTGTATTCAAGCTTCACTGTACAGTCATTGTCATGTACGGCATTTCTTTTAAAATCTCATTTCCTGATCGGATTGACAGaagatattagcacctttcaatgCAAATCCAGAGTAAGATGCGATAgaacaaacaagaaatatctttaaaaagataaacggcatagttttaatgctggtggttataatgtaaaactgctggtgaaataaataaCGAACTAATTCGTTTTAGCACGGACagcaaaattatatcagtttgaatcatttttggtgataataagactgcctttgaatcaggaatatgattatattagtgtgtcatttgaaaagatacatccacttattcagtttgcattcgatcttaactttgtttcgtttttaattgcatatctgcattttgcatttaccgctacattgaccaatcacatacttcatcttgaccagtaacgccacctgtcgcgtcatatccggggccaaaataatattatacggctatgcaGAAAAGACTTCTCAGTTTGCCTCCAAAGCGTACGCTTGGTATACTTGTGGTATATTAGACCAATTACAGATACGTTTGATTAAATATTAGAATTTAATAATGCACATATTGacagagaatttttttttatatataaatacctaaATAACTAGGAACCAAAATTTGCATTAACTACCGTGTATCTCCTAATGcagacattttaaaatacagAAAAGGAACACCTTGTCTCGTTCACGGAAAGTACCGACGTTTCCCGAATGATGCCGAACGTTTTTAACACTATCAAAGCGCACTCTAGAGAAACTGTATTAAAATTTGGCTACTCAGGAAAGCTTCGTCACAGCAATTATAAATTACACTCGGGTCGAATAGACACCTTCATGATATCTAAACAAACACACATAGACGTTGAATTATGTATTATTGATAGATAGGCTATCAATTTATTAAGTTTACTGAAATGTTGTGACGCTATTTGACGTCGTATAAAATGTCTGACGCTGTTTTTAATAATGTTATGTCAGCTCCCGCAAGACATCacagaaatagataaataattatttaattctCAGAACAAATGTAtcatatgttttgtttgtttcaaagtttaaaaaataaaaacgcGTTTTGtccaaaataattttatatttattaaaaactaCATTTCACGCAGATTTCGTGTCGTGGAAAGACAAATGATTGAGAATCtgttaattaaaaaagtatttgatctttatttttttattttttttatcaattacgCTTCGATATATCATACCACAATATACTGAGGATTAGAAAACAAGCTGAAAGCCTATATCAAAATATTCCTCTGATCAAAGAGTCAGTTGACAGCCAAGTTTGCCGTGCGATGAAATCGTCACCATTGACGGGAGGGAAAACTCGCTACTTTAAAACCGATATGCATGTATCAGGTCTAATAAAAAGTCGTGTGAGCAAGGAAAAGGAAGCATATTATATAGATGACTGTTACCGCAaacaacaaacatgtatttCTATTGTATGTAAATACGCACGGGGACATTCCGTACCAGTCTCTCAGAAAAtacgctgtttttatttttagaacGGCGTTTTTGTAAGCTGTGGCCAACCAGCGACATTAATCAGATTCGTGCATGGATGTAGATACGGAACTGTATaatatttttctctttttttccgACCTCGTCTCATAAAGGAAAATAAGACGCATTTTCTCTGGAATGTATTGACGTCACAGGTGTTAACATGATATAATCTATTTCTAATAATGCGTCACATTATTCATAATTTTTAGGCGTCCGGATTCGATGATCCGGATTTGTTTAATTCCATTTTAGATTATACATCACTCATCATGTCTAATTAAATAACATGATTAATTATTAATTCAAGGCCCACTCATTCAACTCCAATCTTGATTTTATGGTGATTAAtcttaattttgatattgatggCGTTTGTCAAACAAGCCATGATGCCGAGATATATATGAACTGTTTGATCTGGTGATTTTAATCTGATGACGTCACTTTATCTATATCGCAaaattatcaatacatgtacaagcattaattataaatgcatgtaTTTATTATGCATAAAAA
This genomic stretch from Pecten maximus chromosome 13, xPecMax1.1, whole genome shotgun sequence harbors:
- the LOC117340320 gene encoding uncharacterized protein LOC117340320 isoform X1 produces the protein MSSTGVLGQHPNTIDMAPGHGSIVDGVNAEVLLNSNANLHGVINSKDSKRYRPANGNSVLHSSKLENTKNRAPYQGFRTSGTDNDIHFGEISLKVKSVNAEARPLEEAEVGGPGNVVPGSNNSVKNSEQTQKGDVSNGKYSNNGNTIDQNVGRTNVNKATINTGNKRVKTDTKNVQSSIDSSSASTINPVVHTESSAKSESNTNPSQKESNTKPSTQSKSSSTARSQTRVAQQTVSGTIGQQTARGARIQHQAQRRIQRPTQGGFGTPWRGGVDGGGVWKAAARNEARELVLEKEGHWNSVNITTIGRKSNMCPVYDVTYQENAVILSTGHNSCQIVITWHQRPKNNPFQQQASFGVTGHFITGMRYVPVVTYVNAR
- the LOC117340320 gene encoding uncharacterized protein LOC117340320 isoform X2, whose protein sequence is MSSTGVLGQHPNTIDMAPGHGSIVDGVNAEVLLNSNANLHGVINSKDSKRYRPANGNSVLHSSKLENTKNRAPYQGFRTSGTDNDIHFGEISLKVKSVNAEARPLEEAEVGGPGNVVPGSNNSVKNSEQTQKGDVSNGKYSNNGNTIDQNVGRTNVNKATINTGNKRVKTDTKNVQSSIDSSSASTINPVVHTESSAKSESNTNPSQKESNTKPSTQSKSSSTARSQTRVAQQTVSGTIGQQTARGARIQHQAQRRIQRPTQGGFGTPWRGGVDGGGVWKAAARNEARELVLEKEGHWNSLSHGIKDRKTTHFSNRRRLV
- the LOC117340755 gene encoding pollen-specific leucine-rich repeat extensin-like protein 2; this encodes MPSDSKPNSIPSGNMKTSPWLDTSPHMLTRQPKPSIGNGQQPNKTPLVRPEFQRDRSPVHARPSDPVVRQPALRDPALRYPDARDTAGRDPAGRDPAIRYPDARDPARRDPAIRYPDARNTAGRDPAIRYPDVHDPTGRDPAIRYPDARDSAGRDPAIRYPDARDSAGRDPTVRSPGGRNPALVRPNRFNPMARPERPSRHRSPPAQPSVPSPTPIRSSTQPRWRQQPVRQSPPRGPKPEQTARTNISPNNVREPSPEGWVDPPAMDKQAPRQPSRETNTNWNALNGGQRNVPRPQWNQFQQPRQHNRVVKKPENNVHRSGQQTGPATIHKVVRPAQPNRRVVPGPSNFNNVARPQQQDWRANSGSPKVNNVGSKVPTQFPAGNSKVLSSVVGQGRPLMRPDSTSGPAGKNTVNSNSLPIKKQTHPIPFKDRQPVFKDINSALSSRSGDNSGNPPADWHTDTQPQAVVDHVTEKPVVDGTKVSKKPMMPDTSHVTVAMKLDVSDASVQSLKTNDWGNDLHRGDFVYKPKPTKVPRGHKSKGSVQNKWVNNPDTTRVNQEKPKRGRIETSTFSVIRPNSQTAHTGPAIIRPTKQNSHPWSNNNTIEAAGEGSNMHMKNIKNLIDQQRPSSVIKHFIEMTTENGLDASGSQGIKVSLQTLIRRCLQITPGLSIFSVILKGQISNRSKVNRKMVFREMTS
- the LOC117340319 gene encoding dentin matrix acidic phosphoprotein 1-like, yielding MEKSTIKFFAVSLVLFLSVPAVNSQWGFGLGKGDNWDLLWSNIGDLDKYDLNKNSNELANNVTPRQTSNPGGTSLRSRYGRFVQSADSSDESDDSSSEEISVGIGETIYNTYLGNKQNDNYDNRLERQPTAGEYNTEGEEYVYNREAGTGSETETDNNGQNSGNSQRQSGSWKSPWTETGSNREGGFTKQNNQDMNYEKRSPHNQRGQQGQIGQGVDQGQRGNTRGQGPSGQQRYHSWADYQRQQQRRNMGEEFEPEDVTPASNGGQGQGQGQGHGRGNGQLGENEVEGNMRQSGAQASATTGSEFEWIEPEDRTTPASVSDKKTTTGTEFEWIEPEDRTTPASVSDKKTTTARQEYEAEDVTTQAPGGSATSGRVTVRGSTTEEYEFEGRKTTTTDPKNSKQSVDTWESGMATNPNKPGQTGQGGKTPDGNFRGRWVDIGERPQQQNVVNSTDKNGWAMYAGSVEGSGPEREPKPSNHGLI